TTCCTGCCCGCCGTCTGCACCTGCAGCTTCCACCGCAGCATGGGCAAGCCCTACACCACCATCCTGATGTTCTTCATGTTCGTCCTGGGCCTGGGCTGCATCGGCGTCTTCTACTACCTCATCGACCGCAGGGTGAAGGCTGCCTCCCGGGCGCTGAAGATGCACCAGCGCGGCGGGGGCAGGGCGGGCGGGAAGGACGGCTCCCGGGCCGCGCTGGATCACTCCTCCTCGCAAGGGACGGCAGCAGACAGTAGGCCTCAGGCTCTGTCGGATCTCTCCTCCTCGCCGGGCACGGGTGCGGGCAGCAGGCCTCAGGCTCTGCCGGGCGGGAACAGTAGGCCTCAGGCTCCTCCGGACGGGGACAGCAGGCCTCAGGCTCCGCCAGACGGGAGCAGCAGGCCTCAGGCTAATCCAgagctctcctcctcctcctccagctgcCGGGGCCAGCGCGGGAAGGGCAGGCCTCGCGCCCCGGACAGCGGCTACGGCGACGAGGCCTCCCGGGGGACAGAGGGGACCAGCGTGGCGGACGAGGAGTCCACCGCCGGCCCACGCCAGGGCGAGGCGCTCGCGGCGcaggggggcgggggagggggctGCCGAGGAGGGGTCAGGGACTTCCGCAAGGTGACCCGCATGTGCTTCGCCATGTTCCTGGTCTACGTCACCTGCTACATGCCCTTCTGCGTCCTCCACGTGCTGGACGCCAACAAGCGCTTCCCGGTGCTGCTCCACATGGTGGCTGGGAACTTCACCTGGCTGAACAGCTGCGTCAACCCCGTGCTCTACGCCGTCATGAACCGGCAGTTCCGGGACGCCTACCGCGGGGTGCTGCTCAAGGCCTACCGCCTCTGCTTCTGCCGGCGCTAGGCCCGGAGCCGAGGGGAGGCGTGCGGTCCGGTGGCTCAGGGTTCcgtcctccccttccccctcccgactcccaccaccaaccccccggGCCTCCTTCGGCCTGCTCCCCGCCCAGCTCCCCCGCCTCCAGCCTGTCCCAAAGGAATAGCAGGCGGCCGTTcagcccctctctccctcctccagcctgtcccaAAGGAATAgcaggcggccattcagcccctctctccctcctccagcctgtcccaAAGGAATAGCGGGCggctgttcagcccctctctccctcctccagcctgtcccaAAGGAATAGCAGGTGGCCGTTcagcccctctctccctcctccggCCTGTCACACGGGaactgtaggccattcagcccctctctccctcctccagcctgtcacaTGGgaacatgaggccattcagccccctcctccagcctgtcccaTGGgaacatgaggccattcagcccctatcCTCCTCGTCCAACCAGTTACACGGGAACAggacgccattcagcccctccccaGCCTGTCCCATGGgaacatgaggccattcagcccctatcCTCCTCTTCCAGCCGGTTACACGGGAACAGggtgccattcagcccctctcctcTAGCCTGTCCCATGGGaacacgaggccattcagcccccgtCCTCCTCGTCCAGCCGGTTACATGGGAACAggacgccattcagcccctctcctccagcctgtcccatgggaacaggaggccattcagcccccgtCCTCCTCGTCCAGCCGGCTACACGGGAACAggacgccattcagcccctcccctCTCGCCTGCCCCATGCATGTGGCAGAACAAGGCCACTCGGCCCACCCTGTTGTCCACGCTCAGCCGGGATTCCGACAGCTCCAGTCGGCGTTACCCCCCGTCACCTCCCCCAGCTCCCGGAACCCGCGGGGAGACCAGATCGTCCGCCCTCAGCCCAAACCGCAAActgacccaccccaccccaccccggcgtGTCTCCACCCCCCCCAGAGCGGCCCGGGGACAGATTAACCCAACGGCACCACTCGTGTCCGGAGGGAGCCAGCTCACGGAGGTGGGGATCCGAGGGGAGAAGTGGGGTGATGCCCGATAGATGAGAGTGGGGTTTAACACCCATCGACACACCCACGCCACACTCTCCCCTACCCCCCTGGGGAGGATTTCCACGCAGCGTGGGGTCACTCGACGAGCAATTGAATGTGTTTGCTTTGTCTTCATCCAAGTTCTCATCGCAACGAGTGTACAGCAACTCACAAATAAAACACCTCGATTTGATATAAAACGCTTGGTTGGTCACTGTCTGCTCtgtacacccactccctcagcactgaccctcccacagcacccactccctcagcactgaccctccctcagcacccactccctcagcgctgaccctccctcagcacccactccctcagcgctgaccctcccacagcacccgctccctcagcgctgaccctccctcagcacccactccctcagcactgacccacccacagcactgaccctgacacagcacccgctccctcagcactgaccctcccacagcgcctgctccctcaacactgaccctcccacagcgcccactcactcagcactgaccctcccacagcgcccgctccctcagcactgaaccctgacacagcacccactccctcagcactgaccctcccacagcacctactccctcagcactgaccctgacacagcacccgctccctcagcattgaccctcccacagcacccactccctcagcactgaccctcccacagcacccgctccctcagcactgaccctgacacagcacccgctccctcagcattgaccctcccacagcacccactccctcagcactgaccctcccacagcacccgctccctcagcactgaccctcccacagcacccgctccctcagcattgaccctcccacagcacccactccctcagcactgaccctcccacagcacccgctccctcagcactgaccctcccacagcacccgctccctcagcactgaccctcccacagcacccgctccctcagcactgaccgtgacacagcacccactccgtcagcactgaccctccctcagcacccgctccctcagcactgaccctcccacagcacccgctccctcagcactgaccctccctcagcacccgctccctcagcactgaccctcccacagcacccactccctcagcactgaccctcccacagcacccgctccctcagcactaacccacactcagcacccactccctcagcactgaccctcccacagcacccgctccctcagcactgaccctgacacagcacccgctccctcagcactgaccctcccacagcactgaccctcccacagcacccgctccctcagcactgaccctcccacagcacccgctccctcagcattgaccctcccacagcacccgctccctcagcactgaccctgacacagcacccgctccctcagcactgacactccctcagcactgaccctcccacagcacccgctccctcagcactgaccctcccacagcacccactccctcagcactgaccctcccacagcacccgctccctcagcactgaccctcctacagcgcccgctccctcagcactgaccctcccacagcacccactccctcagcactgaccctcctacagcacccgctccctcagcactgaccctcctacagatcccgctccctcagcactgaccctcccacagcacccgctccctcagcactgaccctccctcagcacccgctccctcagcactgaccctcccacagcactgaccctccctcagcactgaccctcccacagcacccactccctcagcactgaccctcctacagcacccgctccctcagcactgaccctgctacagcgcccgctccctcagcactgaccctcccacagcacccactccctcagcactgaccctcccacagcacccgctccctcagcactgaccctcccatagcgcccactccctcagcactgaccctcccacagcacccactcgctcagcactgaccctcctacagcgcccgctccctcagcactgaccctcccacagcacccactccctcagcactaaccctcctacagcacccgctccctcagcactgaccctcctacagtgcccgctccctcagcactgaccctcccacagcacccgctccctcagcactgaccctccctcagcacccgctccctcagcactgaccctcccacagcactgaccctccctcagcactgaccctcccacagcacccactccctcagcactgaccctcctacagcacccgctccctcagcactgaccctgctaaagcgcccgctccctcagcactgaccctcccacagcacccactccctcagcactgaccctcccacagcacccgctccctcagcactgaccctcccatagcgcccactccctcagcactgaccctcccacagcacccactcgctcagcactgaccctcctacagcgcccgctccctcagcactgaccctcccacagcacccactccctcagcactaaccctcctacagcacccgctccctcagcactgaccctcctacagtgcccgctccctcagcactgaccctcccacagcacccgctccctcagcactgaccctccctcagcacccgctccctcagcactgaccctcccacagcactgaccctccctcagcactgaccctcccacagcacccactccctcagcactgaccctcctacagcacccgctccctcagcactgaccctcctacagcgcccgctccctcagcactgaccctcccacagcacccactccctcagcactgaccctcccacagcacccgaaccctcagcactgaccctcccacagcgcccactccctcagcactgaccctcccacagcacccattcgctcagcactcaccctcccacagcacccgctccctcagcactgaccctcccacagcacccactccctcaccactgaccctcccacagcactgacccttacacagcacccgctccctcagcactgaccctcccacagcgcctgctccctcaacactgaccctcccacagcgcccactcactcagcactgaccctcccacagcgcccgctccctcagcactgaccctgacacagcacccactccctcagcactgaccctcccacagcacctactccctcagcactgaccctgacacagcacccgctccctcagcattgaccctcccacagcacccactccctcagcactgaccctcccacagcacccgctccctcagcactgaccctcccacagcacccgctccctcagcattgaccctcccacagcacccactccctcagcactgaccctcccgcagcgcccgctccctcagcactgaccctgacacagcacccgctccctcagcactgaccctcccacagcacccgctccctcagcactgaccctcccacagcacccgctccctcagcactgaccctcccacagcacccactccctcagcactgaccctcccacagcacccgctccctcagcactgaccctcccacagcacccgctccctcagcactgaccctcccacagcacccgctccctcagcactgaccgtgacacagcacccactccgtcagcactgaccctccctcagcacccgctccctcagcactgaccctcccacagcacccgctccctcagcactgaccctccctcagcacccgctccctcagcactgaccctcccacagcacccactccctcagcactgaccctcccacagcacccgctccctcagcactgaccctcccacagcgcccactccctcagcactgaccctcccacagcacccactcgctcagcactcaccctcccacagcacccgctccctcagcactgaccctcccacagcactgaccctccctcagcactgaccctccctcagcacccactccctcagcactgaccctcccacagcacccgctccctcagcactgaccctcctacagcgcccgctccctcagcactgaccctcccacagcacccactccctcagcactgaccctcctacagcacccgctccctcagcactgaccctcctacagtgcccgctccctcagcactgaccctcccacagcacccgctccctcagcactgaccctccctcagcacccgctccctcagcactgaccctcccacagcactgaccctccctcagcactgaccctcccacagcacccactccctcagcactgaccctcctacagcacccgctccctcagcactgaccctcctacagcgcccgctccctcagcactgaccctcccacagcacccactccctcagcactgaccctcccacagcacccgctccctcagcactgaccctcccacagcgcccactccctcagcactgaccctcccacagcacccactcgctcagcactcaccctcccacagcacccgctccctcagcactgaccctcccacagcacccactccctcaccactgaccctcccacagcactgaccatcccacagcacccactcccgcagcactgaccctcccacagcacccactccctcagcactgaccctcccaaagcacccactccctcagcactggcacccccactgcacccactccctcagcactgaccctcccatagcacccactccctcagcactgaccctcccacagcacccgctccctcagcactaacccaccctcagcacccactctctcagcactgaccctcccacagcgcccactccctcagcactgaccctcccacagcacccgctccctcagcattgaccctcccacagcacccactccctcagcactgaccctcccgcagcgcccgctccctcagcactgaccctgacacagcacccgctccctcagcactgaccctcccacagccccctctccctcagcactgaccctcccacagcacccgctccctcagcactgaccctcccacagcacccgctccctcagcactgaccctcccacagcacccgctccctcagcactgaccgtgacacagcacccactccgtcagcactgaccctccctcagcacccgctccctcagcactgaccctcccacagcacccgctccctcagcactgaccctccctcagcacccgctccctcagcactgaccctcccacagcacccactccctcagcactgaccctcccacagcacccgctccctcagcactgaccctcccacagcgcccactccctcagcactgaccctcccacagcacccactcgctcagcactcaccctcccacagcacccgctccctcagcactgaccctcccacagcactgcccctccctcagcactgaccctccctcagcacccactccctcagcactgaccctcccacagcacccgctccctcagcactgaccctcctacagcgcccgctccctcagcactgaccctcccacagcacccactccctcagcactgac
The sequence above is a segment of the Hemiscyllium ocellatum isolate sHemOce1 chromosome X unlocalized genomic scaffold, sHemOce1.pat.X.cur. SUPER_X_unloc_1, whole genome shotgun sequence genome. Coding sequences within it:
- the LOC132808918 gene encoding G-protein coupled receptor 84-like, with the protein product MYSVNTSTSHFFEGDDLFSPNATCHPDVRSYRYFGASLGLAVTLVGTAGNVMTLLAFAAEPRLRHRFNLLILNLTVADLLYCGFLQPVTSATFLRNGWSWGPTACRAVGLLIFVANAVSIFNLVLIAGSRYALIANPHAYERVFQRRTMPFFIALPWALGLALFGPLWHIYVFLPAVCTCSFHRSMGKPYTTILMFFMFVLGLGCIGVFYYLIDRRVKAASRALKMHQRGGGRAGGKDGSRAALDHSSSQGTAADSRPQALSDLSSSPGTGAGSRPQALPGGNSRPQAPPDGDSRPQAPPDGSSRPQANPELSSSSSSCRGQRGKGRPRAPDSGYGDEASRGTEGTSVADEESTAGPRQGEALAAQGGGGGGCRGGVRDFRKVTRMCFAMFLVYVTCYMPFCVLHVLDANKRFPVLLHMVAGNFTWLNSCVNPVLYAVMNRQFRDAYRGVLLKAYRLCFCRR